The nucleotide window AGGCGAATTGAAGCGCAGCACGTTACAGGAACGCCTGTCAAAACAAGGGTATAGCGCCCGTCAGATGAAAATGTATCATGAGACATCGGGCGCCGTGCGGCGATTTCAGAAACGCCGTCGGAATGCCCTCTGGCATTCGGATATCAAATACGGACCCTACCTGCCGATCGGGCCAAACGGGACGAAGAAACAGGTCTACATGGTGGCGTTCCTGGATGATGCGACCCGCTTCCCGCTCCATGTGGCATTCTATCCGATGTTGGATGCGCGCTGCGTGGAAGATGCATTTCGTGAATCCATCCGGAAGCATGGGGTACCGGAGAGCGTCTACTTCGACAACGGCAAGCAATATCGCACCAAATGGATGGCGCGAACCTGTTCCAAGCTCGGCACACGGCTTTTATATGCCCGCCCCTATTCACCAGAATCGACCGGCAAGGTCGAGCGGTTCAATCGAACCTTTGACGAGTTCCTGCAGGAAGTGCGACTCGAAGAACCGAAGACCGTCGATGAACTGAACGGCTGGTTGGATGTCTGGGTGAAAGAGCGCTACGCCCACAAACCACACAGCGCACTGGACGGCAAGACGCCATTTGAAGCGTTTCGCAACGAATCGACCCAGCTCCGTTCGGTCTCAGCCGAAGAGCTGGCCCATGCCTTCCTGCATGCGGAGACGCGGAAAGTCGATAAATCGGGCTGCATCAGTTTCCAGGACCGCAAATATGAAGTCGGTCTCAACTTTGTCGGCTGCAAGGTGGAAATTACGTTTGATCCGCAGGACACCCGCGAACTGACCGTCGACTATCCAGGTTATGATAGCTGGAAAGCGCGGGAAATGGTCATCACCGAGAAGACTGGGAAGCGACCAGCGCTACCGGAAAAGATGACGAAAGAACCTGCCGGTTCATCTCGCCTCCTGCAAGGGGCCAAAAAAGTGAACGCGGACCGCAAGGCAGCTGCCGTGACACCGAGTGTGCCGGCCGTGAGCTTCCGTCACATCGGAAAAGGGGGTGCGGAACATGTTTGAATCGTTCTTTGAGATGCGTGCCACGCCGTTCTCCCGGGACATCCCGACCGCCGAATTGTACGAATCGAATCAGCTGGAAGAAATCCTTGGCCGGCTGAACTATGCCGCAGAACGGCAGCTCTTCGCGGTCATGACCGGTGAATGCGGACTCGGAAAGACCACCGCCATCCGCCGGTTTACGGATCAACTGGATCCTTCGCGCTTTAAGCTGCTTTATCTGTCAGACTCAAAGTTGACGCCCCGGCATTTCTATAAGGGGCTGTTGGAACAATTGGGACTCGAGTCCAAGTTTTATCGGGGCGATGCCAAGCGGCAACTGCATCGCGAAATCGAACTGATGAAAGGCATCCATAAGCTGACGCCCGTCTGTGTGGTGGATGAAGCCCACTTACTCGACCGGGAGATGTTGGAAGAGGTGCGGTTCCTCCTGAACTTCCGCATGGATGCCCAGAGTCCGATGGCGCTGATCATGGTCGGGCAGAACGAACTGTGGGAGCGCCTTCAGCTCCA belongs to Planococcus lenghuensis and includes:
- a CDS encoding DDE-type integrase/transposase/recombinase, yielding MIAPLLNEKLDAQELQKLRRQICERHGLSERTIRRYVAQFKKEGFEGLKQKPYRSVPRELQDHVVEQAILLRREVPSRSIASIIQILEWDGVVAKGELKRSTLQERLSKQGYSARQMKMYHETSGAVRRFQKRRRNALWHSDIKYGPYLPIGPNGTKKQVYMVAFLDDATRFPLHVAFYPMLDARCVEDAFRESIRKHGVPESVYFDNGKQYRTKWMARTCSKLGTRLLYARPYSPESTGKVERFNRTFDEFLQEVRLEEPKTVDELNGWLDVWVKERYAHKPHSALDGKTPFEAFRNESTQLRSVSAEELAHAFLHAETRKVDKSGCISFQDRKYEVGLNFVGCKVEITFDPQDTRELTVDYPGYDSWKAREMVITEKTGKRPALPEKMTKEPAGSSRLLQGAKKVNADRKAAAVTPSVPAVSFRHIGKGGAEHV
- a CDS encoding ExeA family protein — translated: MFESFFEMRATPFSRDIPTAELYESNQLEEILGRLNYAAERQLFAVMTGECGLGKTTAIRRFTDQLDPSRFKLLYLSDSKLTPRHFYKGLLEQLGLESKFYRGDAKRQLHREIELMKGIHKLTPVCVVDEAHLLDREMLEEVRFLLNFRMDAQSPMALIMVGQNELWERLQLQSFAAIRQRIDIQFRLHHLDRAETEQYMNKHLSFSGVGRDIFSESAIDEVFSYSSGASRLINKLATHCLLFAAQNGNRIIDDRMVKKVIEGELA